In Vitis riparia cultivar Riparia Gloire de Montpellier isolate 1030 chromosome 19, EGFV_Vit.rip_1.0, whole genome shotgun sequence, the following proteins share a genomic window:
- the LOC117908359 gene encoding SKP1-like protein 4, translating to MTKIVTLKSSDGQTFAVDEAVALKSSTIKNILEDIGVVENNAVSMPSVDGKTLAKVIEYCNKHAKEPSGLDEKAEVDEMEKWDAEFVDLLDREFLFDIALGAYFLNIRGLIDLTCGKIADMTSLQPK from the coding sequence ATGACCAAAATCGTGACCCTCAAGAGCTCCGACGGTCAGACCTTTGCCGTGGATGAGGCGGTGGCGTTGAAGTCTTCAACAATCAAGAACATTCTTGAAGACATTGGCGTAGTTGAGAACAACGCCGTTTCTATGCCATCGGTGGATGGCAAAACCCTTGCTAAAGTGATCGAGTACTGCAACAAACACGCGAAGGAGCCCAGCGGATTGGATGAGAAGGCGGAAGTGGATGAGATGGAGAAATGGGATGCCGAGTTTGTGGACTTGTTGGATCGAGAGTTTTTGTTTGATATAGCCTTGGGCgcttattttcttaatatacgAGGGTTGATTGATTTGACATGCGGGAAGATAGCTGACATGACGAGTTTACAGCCAAAGTAG